CGTTCAGGGCGGCACGCTGCTGACGCGGCGTTCCGTCGTACGCCGGATCCCGTTCGCCGACATCCCCCGCGCTGTCGACACCACTTTCCTGACGGCCGCACGTGAGGCGGGCCTGACCGTCTACGCCGCCGACCGGTTCAACTTCGTCTCCGTGCGGCGGGCCGATCCCGGCTCCCACACCTGGACCATCACCGACAGCGAGCTGCTCGCGAAGAGCTCCACACATCTGCTCTTCCACGGACAGCCGTTCGGCTACGCGGAGGTCTGACGTGGCCACGCTCGAGCTGCTTGGGCGGGCGTCGGAGGCCGGCCCGAAGGCGGGCCAGTCGGGCGGGTCCAGCCCGGCATCTGGTTCCGCGGCTGGTCATGCGCGGATGAGGGCCGACATCGAGGGCCTGCGCGCGATCGCGACGTTCCTCGTGCTGCCCTTCCACGCCGGGCTGATGCTCTTTCCGGGTGGCTTCGTCGGCGTCGACGTCTTCTTCGTCATCTCCGGTTTCGTGATCACGGGGCAGCTCGTGCGCGAGGTGGAGAGGTCGGGCCGTGTGCGCCTGCTCGACTTCTACGCGCGCCGCGTCCGGCGGCTGCTGCCCGCGAGTGCCGTCGTGCTGGGCGCGACCGCCTTCATGGTCTGGGCGTGGGTGCCGCGGATCCGCTGGGAGACGACGGGCGGCGACATCGTCGCGGCCGCGCTCTACGTCGTGAACTGGCGCCTCGCCGACCGCTCGGTCGACTACCTCGCCGAGGACGTCACGCCCTCGCCCGTGCAGCACTTCTGGTCGCTGTCGGTGGAGGAGCAGTTCTACCTGCTCTGGCCGCTGCTCGTGCTCGCGGCCGCGCTGGTCGCCGCGCGCTACGGCGTACGTCGGAAGGTCGCGCTCGCCGTCGGCCTCACGGCGGTGGCGCTCCCGTCGTTGCTCTGGGCCGGCCACCAGGCTGTCGCAGCACCGGAACGCGCCTACTTCGCCACGAGCGTGCGCATCTGGGAGTTCGCGATCGGTGCCTTCGTCGCCCTGGCCGCGGCGCGCCTCGCCCGGATCCCGAGGGCCCTCGCCGTCGGGCTCGCCTGGCTCGGGTTGGCCATGATCCTGTGGTCCGGTCGCACGTACTCCACCGACATGACCTGGCCCGGGTACGCCGCGCTGGTGCCGACGCTGGGCGCCGGACTGCTGATCGGGGCGGGCGTCGCCGCGGGGCGTGGGGGCCCGGTCTGGTTCCTCGGCCGTAAGCCGATGCTGGTGATCGGCTACCTGACCTACTCGCTCTACCTGTGGCACTGGCCGCTGCTGATCGTGGCCCGCGAGCACTTCGGGGGCATCCCGGTCTGGGTGGGCCTGCTGATCGTGGTCTTCAGCGCGCTGCCGGCCTGGCTGACCTGGAAGTTCGTCGAGACGCCGTTCCGCAGCTCACCTGTGGTCACGAAGCACCGCCGGGTGGCGTTCGGTCTCGGGGCGAACGCCACCCT
This genomic interval from Nocardioides cavernaquae contains the following:
- a CDS encoding acyltransferase family protein; this encodes MATLELLGRASEAGPKAGQSGGSSPASGSAAGHARMRADIEGLRAIATFLVLPFHAGLMLFPGGFVGVDVFFVISGFVITGQLVREVERSGRVRLLDFYARRVRRLLPASAVVLGATAFMVWAWVPRIRWETTGGDIVAAALYVVNWRLADRSVDYLAEDVTPSPVQHFWSLSVEEQFYLLWPLLVLAAALVAARYGVRRKVALAVGLTAVALPSLLWAGHQAVAAPERAYFATSVRIWEFAIGAFVALAAARLARIPRALAVGLAWLGLAMILWSGRTYSTDMTWPGYAALVPTLGAGLLIGAGVAAGRGGPVWFLGRKPMLVIGYLTYSLYLWHWPLLIVAREHFGGIPVWVGLLIVVFSALPAWLTWKFVETPFRSSPVVTKHRRVAFGLGANATLVGAAAGLTLIVALSHSFGPGSAVTAAVTPVGGTTGALGAAALGDDPTRSSAGAVGTSWPQAIVPDPVLAPKDVPGLYRAGCQQQPDSADPVSCSYGNKDAGTTIAVVGDSKAAQWVPAFEQLVTKHDWHVITYNKSACQFVDTDTPLDGGVYTTCREWTRNVIAKLTGPDRPDVVVTAGQQDDAVTGVADDGSLEESQPVMQAALAATWRQVADAGVKVIVLADTPQTGRDIYPCVAERPKDPGECAYERANGVAASGAPVQRAAASEAKVPFIDLVDWICPRAECAPVIGGVLVYRQGSHITKTYIESLAPRLEQELAALGVT